A region of Aliivibrio fischeri DNA encodes the following proteins:
- a CDS encoding arylsulfatase, which translates to MGNHLSKIAVGVGLLATSSAAMAAAQPNILAIFGDDVGYWNISAYNQGMMGYKTPNIDRIANEGALFTDHYGQQSCTAGRAAFITGQEPFRTGLLTIGMPGSDHGIPDWAPTIADLLKDQGYMTAQFGKNHLGDQDKHLPTNHGFDEFFGNLYHLNAEEEPETYYYPKDPEFRKNYGPRGVIKSYADGKIEDTGPMTRKRMEHADEEFLDSSLAFMEKAVKADKPFFIWHNTTRMHVWTRLQEKYQGKSGVSIYADGMLEHDDQVGILLDKLDELGIADNTIVIYSTDNGAETVTWPDGGATPFYGEKGTTWEGGMRVPQLVRWPGTIKPGTKINEMMAHQDWLPTLLDAAGVPNVKEKLAKGYKANGKEFKVHIDGYDFKPFFEGKVDKGPRESLLYFTANGELNAVRWQDWKLNFAIMEGNISDAVRLSPNWPQIIHLRADPFEKAPHESGMYLRWMADNMWLFVPMQDVLAEFFNTLPDYPMQMSTQMNPAAISAQSLGLKAKMQQLDKLQAQMNKLNAK; encoded by the coding sequence ATGGGTAATCATTTAAGTAAGATTGCTGTTGGAGTTGGTCTGCTTGCAACCTCTAGTGCAGCAATGGCAGCAGCGCAACCTAACATACTTGCTATTTTTGGTGATGATGTTGGTTATTGGAACATTAGCGCCTACAACCAAGGAATGATGGGTTATAAAACACCTAACATCGATCGTATCGCGAATGAAGGTGCATTGTTCACTGATCACTATGGCCAACAATCTTGTACTGCTGGACGTGCTGCTTTCATTACAGGTCAAGAACCTTTCCGTACGGGTCTATTAACCATTGGCATGCCAGGTTCTGATCATGGTATTCCTGATTGGGCTCCAACCATTGCCGATCTTCTTAAAGATCAAGGCTACATGACGGCACAATTTGGTAAAAACCACCTTGGTGACCAAGATAAGCATCTTCCAACTAATCATGGTTTTGACGAATTCTTTGGTAACCTTTACCACCTAAATGCCGAAGAAGAACCAGAAACTTACTACTACCCTAAAGATCCTGAGTTCCGTAAAAATTATGGCCCACGTGGTGTAATTAAATCTTATGCTGATGGTAAGATTGAAGATACGGGTCCAATGACTCGTAAGCGTATGGAGCACGCAGATGAAGAGTTCTTAGATTCTTCACTTGCCTTTATGGAAAAAGCGGTAAAAGCAGATAAACCTTTCTTTATCTGGCACAACACAACTCGCATGCACGTTTGGACTCGTCTACAAGAAAAATACCAAGGTAAATCAGGCGTAAGTATTTATGCTGATGGTATGCTTGAGCACGATGACCAAGTTGGTATCCTACTTGATAAACTGGATGAGCTTGGTATAGCTGATAACACGATCGTTATATATTCAACCGATAACGGTGCAGAAACAGTAACATGGCCTGACGGCGGTGCTACACCATTCTATGGTGAAAAAGGCACAACATGGGAAGGTGGTATGCGTGTACCACAACTTGTTCGTTGGCCGGGAACTATTAAACCTGGAACAAAAATCAATGAAATGATGGCGCACCAAGATTGGCTTCCAACTTTACTTGATGCTGCTGGTGTTCCAAACGTAAAAGAAAAACTTGCTAAAGGCTATAAAGCCAACGGTAAAGAGTTCAAAGTTCATATCGATGGTTACGATTTCAAACCATTCTTTGAAGGAAAAGTAGATAAAGGTCCTCGTGAATCACTGCTTTACTTCACTGCAAATGGTGAGTTGAATGCCGTTCGCTGGCAAGATTGGAAACTGAACTTCGCAATAATGGAAGGTAATATTTCTGATGCAGTTCGTTTGTCACCAAACTGGCCTCAAATCATCCACCTACGTGCGGACCCATTTGAAAAAGCACCGCATGAATCAGGCATGTACTTACGTTGGATGGCAGATAACATGTGGTTATTCGTACCAATGCAAGACGTATTAGCGGAGTTCTTTAATACTCTACCTGATTACCCAATGCAAATGAGTACTCAAATGAACCCTGCAGCTATCAGTGCACAATCACTTGGCTTAAAAGCGAAAATGCAACAGCTAGATAAGCTTCAAGCTCAAATGAATAAACTAAATGCTAAATAG
- a CDS encoding DUF134 domain-containing protein — protein MARPKKCRRICSRAPYSCFKPNGVPTTELPQVQLLAEELEALRLADFEGLSQQDAAAQMMVSRQTFGNIVKQARFKVSSCLVKGQALMLQVETE, from the coding sequence ATGGCTAGACCTAAAAAATGTCGTCGAATTTGTAGTAGAGCACCATACAGTTGCTTTAAACCTAATGGCGTACCAACAACAGAATTACCTCAAGTTCAATTACTTGCTGAAGAATTAGAAGCATTACGATTGGCTGATTTTGAAGGCTTAAGTCAACAAGACGCAGCCGCTCAAATGATGGTGTCACGTCAAACCTTCGGCAACATAGTGAAACAAGCAAGATTTAAAGTAAGCAGTTGTTTAGTTAAAGGTCAGGCTTTAATGCTCCAAGTGGAGACTGAATAA
- a CDS encoding NifB/NifX family molybdenum-iron cluster-binding protein: MKFAIPYQNGRIAGHFSKAESFLFTDQEHSEITPNPALNSTGCGGKKSLLSLLKSQQIDALVVRNIGQKMLGNLLQSNIRVFHAKGNASLNNAAFTNLPEFTDATQGRPCKNTKQGCCSKKQNVMTPKLTAPSRLKETFTVLGCKA, encoded by the coding sequence ATGAAATTTGCTATTCCATACCAAAATGGTCGTATCGCAGGACACTTTTCTAAAGCAGAATCGTTTCTATTTACGGATCAAGAGCATTCAGAAATAACACCAAACCCTGCACTGAATAGTACGGGCTGCGGTGGAAAAAAATCACTACTCTCATTATTAAAAAGCCAACAAATTGATGCTCTTGTCGTTCGTAACATTGGACAAAAGATGCTTGGTAACTTACTTCAATCGAACATTCGAGTATTTCACGCTAAAGGTAATGCATCATTAAATAACGCTGCATTTACAAATTTGCCTGAATTTACAGATGCGACTCAAGGTCGACCTTGTAAAAATACAAAACAAGGTTGTTGTAGCAAAAAACAAAATGTTATGACGCCGAAGTTAACAGCACCCTCACGACTAAAAGAAACATTCACTGTATTAGGATGTAAAGCATGA
- a CDS encoding outer membrane beta-barrel protein: MKKLLLISLLSVPAFASSNIANNFSYIGIGFQSAKYSSEALSPYFNDKYSNDEKKTLGGLYIDVNANLVDKVFFDGYADFATRISSDVDTWKAGLGYAFYSTPTLSVPASCGWVNYHAERDSRSYSEGAGYCKVGVKTQIANHWLLDATYQHEFLDESKDTLGIKNVFQFGRVFGLVAGFKYAERIESEITYQLGMQFSFH; encoded by the coding sequence ATGAAAAAACTACTATTAATTTCGCTGCTGTCTGTTCCAGCATTTGCTTCAAGTAATATAGCCAATAATTTTTCATATATTGGTATTGGTTTTCAATCTGCTAAATACTCTTCCGAAGCTCTATCACCGTATTTTAACGATAAATACAGTAATGATGAGAAAAAAACATTAGGAGGCCTATATATTGATGTTAACGCAAACCTTGTAGATAAAGTCTTTTTTGATGGATACGCCGATTTCGCAACCAGAATCAGTTCAGATGTTGATACTTGGAAGGCCGGTCTTGGTTACGCTTTTTACTCAACACCAACATTATCAGTTCCGGCCTCTTGTGGTTGGGTAAACTATCATGCTGAACGTGACTCAAGATCATACTCAGAAGGTGCAGGCTACTGTAAAGTCGGAGTAAAAACACAAATAGCAAATCACTGGCTACTGGATGCAACCTATCAACATGAATTTTTAGATGAATCTAAAGATACTTTGGGAATTAAAAACGTATTTCAATTTGGGCGTGTTTTTGGATTAGTTGCAGGCTTTAAATATGCAGAACGAATCGAGAGTGAAATCACATATCAATTAGGTATGCAGTTCTCTTTCCACTAA
- a CDS encoding nitrogenase-stabilizing/protective protein NifW gives MNQSTIQQVIANFTSIEQALEHFEIEFDSKFINEYRVPLMKRFNGNLILAKPDDWFSARRALKNAYCKIQRGRLDPHTRSACRGCTTCQRR, from the coding sequence ATGAACCAATCTACTATCCAACAAGTGATTGCGAATTTCACTTCGATTGAACAAGCACTTGAGCATTTTGAGATTGAGTTCGATAGCAAGTTTATTAATGAGTATCGAGTGCCATTAATGAAACGTTTTAATGGCAACTTGATTTTAGCAAAACCTGACGACTGGTTTTCAGCTCGCCGAGCACTTAAAAATGCGTATTGTAAAATACAAAGAGGGCGGCTAGACCCACATACACGTTCGGCGTGTCGTGGTTGTACAACTTGTCAGCGTCGCTAG
- a CDS encoding methyl-accepting chemotaxis protein: protein MIKKLGFKNALLATTGLLMVSALAALSGISYNLFDNSSAQSVRNQLEEMANYEADNISDWLQIKAKMIDAQSKEYDRQTLLDHVAFAHYTKNLTGFSEIFVGTKSGTSYSTMGDTGVWQNGVVTADKFDTRTRTWYQTGMQKNTVRYIPPEPDATTGELVITIAKQFSDGVIGGDISMNYLVERLSRIAQREGLLAVLYDPNADALVSTTPNVKYGDRIAETNPLKDRMLINYIDYEEYTGLDGVERIGITREIELFDDTKWYIFIGLDRDVAYSNVDKTAESMIFTVIIAIIISCVIFLLAINFLYKPILQLKEVISDLASGNGDLTRRLPVENKDDLGEIAEGVNTFIENLQGMMLDVEQATQNISTSIDKLKHQTDHSKNTLIAHSAETEQVVTAIEEMNATAADMAKLTADAASHASKTNEQVEQSSIAMVSTSNTVSQMGQDTNSTAINLGQINGNMQEITNILKVIGDIADQTNLLALNAAIEAARAGEQGRGFAVVADEVRTLASRTQMSTEEIEQTVSRLNQGMTTAISAMSNTQTSCDRTTEQTTLVANNLDEIGNMVRLINDLNTQVATATQEQSAVTIEVAKNMSSIREIVEQLAQNSNESEAEAYSLSSANQQLTALLSQFKLK from the coding sequence TTGATCAAAAAATTAGGATTTAAAAACGCTCTATTAGCAACCACTGGTTTGCTTATGGTGAGCGCTCTAGCTGCACTTTCAGGGATCAGTTATAACTTATTCGACAACAGTTCTGCACAAAGTGTACGCAATCAATTGGAAGAAATGGCAAATTATGAGGCGGATAACATCTCTGACTGGCTTCAGATAAAAGCCAAGATGATCGATGCACAAAGTAAAGAATACGATCGTCAAACACTGTTGGATCATGTTGCTTTTGCACATTACACAAAAAATCTAACTGGATTTAGTGAAATTTTCGTTGGCACAAAATCAGGGACAAGCTACTCAACCATGGGTGACACTGGCGTTTGGCAAAATGGCGTTGTCACTGCTGACAAGTTTGACACTCGTACCCGTACTTGGTACCAAACTGGCATGCAAAAAAATACGGTACGATACATACCACCAGAACCTGATGCCACAACGGGAGAGCTAGTTATCACTATTGCAAAACAATTTTCTGATGGTGTGATCGGCGGTGATATTTCTATGAATTACCTTGTGGAACGCTTAAGCCGAATTGCACAGCGTGAAGGACTGCTAGCCGTTTTATACGATCCAAATGCTGATGCATTAGTGTCAACCACACCAAACGTTAAATACGGCGATAGGATTGCTGAAACAAATCCACTAAAAGATCGTATGTTAATCAACTATATCGATTATGAAGAGTACACAGGACTAGATGGTGTAGAACGCATTGGTATCACTCGTGAAATTGAGCTTTTCGACGACACTAAATGGTATATATTTATTGGGTTAGATCGAGATGTAGCTTACAGCAATGTTGATAAAACGGCTGAGTCAATGATATTCACTGTCATCATCGCTATCATCATTAGTTGCGTTATTTTTCTACTTGCAATTAACTTCTTGTACAAACCAATTTTACAGCTTAAAGAGGTGATCAGCGATCTTGCTTCAGGTAATGGCGATCTAACTCGACGTTTGCCTGTAGAAAACAAAGACGACTTGGGAGAAATTGCTGAAGGTGTAAACACATTTATTGAAAATCTACAGGGCATGATGCTTGACGTAGAACAAGCAACTCAGAATATCTCCACCAGCATTGATAAATTGAAACATCAAACGGATCACAGTAAAAATACATTAATTGCACACTCAGCAGAAACAGAGCAAGTGGTAACTGCGATTGAAGAGATGAACGCTACCGCCGCCGATATGGCAAAACTGACGGCGGATGCTGCTTCTCATGCAAGCAAAACCAATGAACAAGTTGAGCAATCCAGTATTGCGATGGTTTCGACAAGCAATACAGTATCGCAAATGGGACAAGATACGAATTCAACAGCTATTAATCTTGGTCAGATCAACGGTAACATGCAGGAAATTACCAATATTTTGAAAGTCATTGGGGATATAGCTGACCAAACTAATTTACTAGCACTTAATGCTGCTATTGAGGCTGCGCGAGCCGGCGAGCAAGGCCGAGGGTTTGCTGTCGTTGCCGATGAGGTAAGAACTCTAGCGTCACGTACACAAATGAGCACAGAAGAGATTGAGCAAACAGTAAGTCGACTAAATCAAGGTATGACAACCGCCATTAGCGCGATGTCGAATACACAAACATCATGCGATCGAACAACCGAGCAAACTACACTTGTTGCTAATAATCTTGACGAAATTGGTAATATGGTAAGACTAATCAATGACTTGAACACTCAAGTAGCAACAGCAACTCAAGAACAAAGTGCTGTCACTATTGAAGTTGCTAAAAATATGTCCTCAATCAGAGAAATCGTTGAGCAACTTGCTCAAAACAGCAATGAAAGTGAGGCTGAGGCTTACTCCTTATCATCTGCAAACCAACAACTAACCGCCCTATTAAGTCAGTTCAAACTCAAATAA
- the rbsD gene encoding D-ribose pyranase: protein MKKNTLLNSELSYVIATLGHTDEITICDAGLPIPDASQRIDLALIQGIPTFIDTVKATLAEMQIEGVIVAEEFKTVSPQMHDELMTLIAAEEAQCGKSITVSYIPHEEFKIHTRESKAIVRTGECTPYANVIFQSGVVF, encoded by the coding sequence ATGAAAAAAAATACGCTGCTAAATTCTGAATTGTCATACGTTATCGCAACACTTGGTCATACTGATGAGATCACCATTTGTGATGCTGGCCTTCCTATTCCTGACGCTTCACAACGTATTGACCTTGCTCTAATTCAAGGCATACCAACCTTTATTGACACCGTAAAAGCAACACTTGCTGAAATGCAAATTGAAGGCGTAATTGTTGCCGAAGAATTTAAAACCGTTAGCCCACAAATGCACGATGAGCTAATGACACTCATTGCAGCCGAAGAAGCGCAATGTGGTAAATCAATCACTGTTTCTTACATTCCTCATGAAGAATTCAAAATCCATACTCGTGAGAGTAAAGCGATCGTTCGAACTGGTGAATGTACCCCTTATGCCAATGTAATTTTTCAATCTGGCGTTGTTTTTTAA
- a CDS encoding arylsulfatase produces MNKIVKKTAIATGIALSGIQVAYAAAQPNILVIFGDDIGYGNISAYNQGMLGYQTPNIDSIANDGALFTSYYGQQSCTAGRSAFITGQMPVRTGLTKVGLPGAKQGLQAQDITLAQTLKDQGYVTGQFGKNHLGDRDDMLPTNHGFDEFFGNLYHLNAEEEPENADYPKDPTFRKNFGPRGVIHSYADGKIEDTGPLTRKRMETVDEETMDAAMDFMTRAVKADKPFFTWYNATRMHIKTHVKAENSGKTGLGDYADGMVEHDNIVGDLLDKVDDLGISDNTVIIYTTDNGPMNATWPDAAFSPFRGEKNTGWEGGFRVPAVIKWPGHIKPGTKLNGMFAGEDWLPTLTAIAGNKDIKQELLKGYTADNGKTYKNHLDGYNQVNYLTGKSKESARQEFFYWSDDGELLAMRDGRWKMHFKIQENQGWKVWTREFTNLRIPMIFDLQVDPYEKADQGFGYDSWVFDHVFLLVPTQAKVAKMIESFKEFPPRQEIPSFSVDKVMEQMKNMEKVANASK; encoded by the coding sequence ATGAACAAAATAGTAAAAAAAACCGCCATTGCAACAGGCATTGCTTTATCAGGGATCCAAGTAGCTTATGCTGCTGCTCAACCGAATATCCTTGTCATTTTTGGTGATGATATTGGTTACGGAAACATCTCTGCTTATAACCAAGGTATGCTCGGCTACCAAACGCCAAATATCGATAGCATTGCAAATGATGGAGCCCTTTTTACGTCTTATTACGGTCAACAATCTTGTACCGCTGGTCGCTCAGCTTTCATCACTGGTCAAATGCCAGTCCGTACAGGTCTAACTAAAGTTGGATTACCAGGAGCAAAACAGGGTTTACAAGCACAAGACATCACTCTTGCTCAAACTTTAAAAGACCAAGGTTACGTTACTGGTCAATTTGGTAAAAACCACCTTGGTGACCGCGATGACATGCTGCCAACCAACCATGGTTTTGATGAATTTTTTGGTAACCTTTACCACCTAAATGCAGAAGAAGAACCAGAAAACGCAGACTACCCTAAAGACCCAACCTTCCGTAAAAACTTTGGGCCTCGTGGCGTTATTCATTCATACGCAGATGGAAAAATTGAAGATACAGGTCCTCTAACTCGTAAACGCATGGAAACGGTTGATGAAGAAACGATGGATGCGGCGATGGACTTTATGACCAGAGCAGTAAAAGCAGACAAACCTTTCTTCACTTGGTACAACGCAACTCGAATGCATATCAAAACTCACGTCAAAGCCGAGAATTCAGGAAAAACCGGACTTGGTGATTATGCAGATGGTATGGTTGAACATGACAACATTGTTGGAGACCTACTTGATAAAGTCGATGATCTAGGCATCAGTGATAACACTGTCATCATTTACACAACCGATAACGGTCCAATGAATGCGACATGGCCTGATGCGGCCTTCAGTCCATTCCGTGGTGAGAAAAATACAGGTTGGGAAGGCGGTTTCCGTGTACCTGCAGTCATTAAATGGCCGGGACACATCAAACCTGGCACAAAACTTAATGGCATGTTTGCTGGTGAAGACTGGTTACCAACACTAACAGCAATCGCTGGTAATAAAGACATTAAGCAAGAGCTACTTAAAGGCTACACAGCGGATAATGGCAAAACGTATAAAAACCATCTAGACGGTTATAACCAAGTTAACTACCTAACAGGTAAATCAAAAGAAAGTGCTCGCCAAGAGTTCTTCTACTGGTCTGATGATGGTGAACTACTGGCTATGCGTGACGGCCGCTGGAAAATGCACTTCAAGATCCAAGAAAACCAAGGTTGGAAAGTATGGACTCGTGAATTTACGAATCTACGTATTCCTATGATTTTCGATCTACAAGTAGATCCATACGAAAAAGCAGATCAAGGATTTGGATATGATTCATGGGTTTTTGATCATGTATTTTTGCTAGTCCCTACTCAAGCAAAAGTAGCAAAAATGATTGAAAGCTTTAAAGAGTTCCCACCACGTCAAGAAATTCCAAGCTTCTCTGTCGACAAAGTAATGGAACAGATGAAAAACATGGAAAAAGTAGCTAACGCTAGTAAATAA
- a CDS encoding DUF4156 domain-containing protein: MKKRVISSMFALTTLLTGCVTFPTKESEKVEVIWDEVKVVENCQRLGIVFGSEGHFYDYWLHADKDMVWGTLNQMRIKAAALGADTLYLYQSLDFSSSVTMFGNAYLCNTKETK, from the coding sequence ATGAAAAAACGTGTTATTAGCTCAATGTTTGCTTTAACAACGCTGTTAACGGGCTGTGTTACTTTTCCGACTAAAGAGTCTGAAAAGGTCGAGGTTATTTGGGATGAAGTAAAAGTAGTTGAGAATTGCCAACGTCTGGGAATCGTTTTTGGTTCAGAAGGGCATTTTTATGATTACTGGCTACATGCTGATAAGGATATGGTTTGGGGAACATTAAACCAAATGCGTATCAAAGCTGCGGCGTTAGGGGCGGATACATTGTATCTATACCAGTCTTTAGATTTTTCAAGCTCTGTGACCATGTTTGGTAACGCTTATTTATGTAATACAAAAGAAACGAAATAA
- a CDS encoding YccF domain-containing protein has translation MSAIGNLIWFLFGGVFMGLAWCFFGILAFISIIGIPWGRACFVMAGFSFFPFGKEAIYRDELTRSEDIGTGSLGFIGNVLWFIFAGFWLALGHVMSAVACFVTIIGIPFAIQHLKLAAISIAPIGQTIVDKEVAAAARRANGEAEASKWR, from the coding sequence ATGAGCGCAATTGGTAATTTAATTTGGTTCCTTTTTGGTGGCGTTTTTATGGGGCTAGCATGGTGCTTTTTTGGGATCTTAGCCTTTATTAGTATTATTGGTATTCCTTGGGGACGAGCGTGTTTTGTTATGGCTGGATTCTCTTTCTTCCCATTTGGTAAAGAAGCTATTTACCGTGATGAATTAACACGTTCTGAAGATATTGGTACAGGTAGCCTTGGTTTTATCGGTAATGTTTTATGGTTTATCTTTGCTGGCTTCTGGTTGGCACTTGGCCATGTTATGTCTGCTGTTGCGTGTTTTGTTACTATTATTGGTATTCCGTTTGCTATTCAACACTTAAAATTGGCTGCAATTTCAATTGCGCCTATTGGTCAAACGATTGTAGATAAAGAAGTAGCAGCGGCGGCTCGTCGTGCAAATGGAGAAGCAGAAGCAAGCAAGTGGCGATAA
- the nqrM gene encoding (Na+)-NQR maturation NqrM, with protein MNTVLITFGAFVLVILLMALGVIFGRKEIQGSCGGLNNVGVDKVCNCETTCDEHKLYQISEPTDK; from the coding sequence ATGAATACCGTTTTAATTACTTTTGGCGCTTTTGTATTGGTCATTTTACTAATGGCATTAGGTGTGATTTTTGGACGTAAAGAGATCCAAGGAAGTTGCGGAGGATTAAATAATGTTGGTGTTGATAAAGTATGTAATTGCGAAACAACTTGTGATGAACACAAGCTTTATCAAATTTCAGAACCAACGGACAAATAA
- a CDS encoding DEAD/DEAH box helicase, translated as MTTTTAPANFTELGLISPLLARLTELEYQQPTPIQAQAIPSVLARRDLIAGANTGSGKTATFALPLLQQIAELQSGKAQASKGNFVTGLVLVPTRELAKQVADSIKSYAVHFNGAIKTVSVFGGVSVNTQMLALRGGADILVATPGRLLDLISSNAVKLDKVKTLVLDEADRMLSLGFTEELNELLALAPKQKQTLLFSATFPEEVQTLTQALLNNPVEIQLQSADASTVVQRVFTVNKGEKTSVLAHLIQKNQWRQALIFVNAKNACNHLADKLAKRGIAAEVFHGDKGQGARTRVLEAFKAGEIDVLIATDIAARGLDIEKLPVVINFDLPRSPADYMHRIGRSGRAGEVGLALSLIDYEDYHHFKIIEKKNKIRLDREQVEGFEVNEEVTEALLAAIKPVAKPAGTGKKNKKKYKDNW; from the coding sequence ATGACCACTACGACAGCACCTGCCAATTTTACAGAACTTGGCCTTATTTCGCCTCTTTTAGCTCGTTTAACTGAGTTGGAATATCAACAGCCAACACCAATTCAAGCACAAGCTATCCCAAGCGTGCTTGCTAGACGTGATTTGATTGCAGGAGCAAATACAGGTTCTGGTAAAACTGCAACGTTTGCTTTGCCTTTATTGCAACAGATTGCTGAACTTCAATCGGGTAAAGCACAAGCGAGCAAAGGGAACTTTGTTACTGGTTTAGTATTAGTACCTACTCGTGAGTTAGCGAAACAAGTAGCGGATAGCATTAAGTCTTACGCTGTGCATTTTAATGGTGCAATCAAAACCGTTTCTGTTTTTGGTGGTGTATCCGTAAATACTCAAATGCTTGCATTACGTGGCGGCGCAGATATTTTGGTCGCTACTCCAGGACGCTTACTTGATTTGATTTCAAGCAATGCAGTTAAGCTAGATAAAGTGAAAACGCTAGTGCTTGATGAAGCAGATAGAATGCTGAGCTTAGGCTTTACTGAAGAGCTTAATGAATTATTAGCATTAGCCCCAAAGCAAAAACAAACATTACTGTTTTCAGCAACGTTTCCTGAAGAAGTTCAAACATTAACTCAAGCGCTATTGAATAATCCTGTAGAAATTCAATTACAAAGCGCAGATGCAAGTACCGTCGTACAACGTGTCTTTACCGTGAATAAAGGTGAGAAGACATCGGTTCTTGCTCATTTGATTCAAAAGAACCAATGGCGACAAGCGCTTATCTTTGTAAACGCTAAAAATGCGTGTAATCATCTAGCTGATAAACTGGCTAAACGTGGTATTGCAGCGGAAGTGTTCCATGGTGATAAAGGTCAAGGTGCTCGTACTCGTGTTCTTGAAGCATTTAAAGCGGGTGAGATTGATGTTTTGATCGCAACAGATATTGCTGCTCGTGGTTTGGATATTGAAAAGCTGCCTGTTGTGATTAATTTTGATTTACCAAGAAGTCCAGCAGATTATATGCACCGTATTGGTCGAAGTGGCCGAGCTGGTGAAGTTGGTCTAGCATTATCTTTGATTGATTATGAAGATTACCATCACTTTAAAATCATTGAGAAGAAGAATAAAATTCGTCTTGATCGTGAACAAGTTGAAGGGTTTGAAGTGAATGAAGAGGTCACGGAAGCACTTTTAGCTGCGATTAAACCAGTTGCTAAGCCAGCAGGTACTGGTAAAAAGAATAAAAAGAAATACAAAGATAACTGGTAA